From Panicum hallii strain FIL2 chromosome 2, PHallii_v3.1, whole genome shotgun sequence, a single genomic window includes:
- the LOC112880199 gene encoding cysteine-rich receptor-like protein kinase 10 isoform X2: MVPGNTADTLVGIGGFLMVIFISCLFYHVWIKTQQQREHSILKLRQMSLAIQSVISLWKMEGSNLGFSQYDYSHIKEATNNFSVGNKLGQGGFGHVYKGRLSSGIKIAVKRLETCSLQGLLEFQNEIQLISKLQHKNLVKLLGYCTKGEQEKMLVYEYMENKSLDCFIFDNVKGAQLNWSKRMHIIDGVAQGLLYLHNYSRLCVVHRDLKANNILLDGEMNPKISDFGMARIFCSNVKESNTTRIVGTHGYIPPEYAFHGVCSIKTDVFSFGVLTLEIISSKRTAQFYDYNGKLYNLISYAWLLWRDEKLGELIYSPSCNGYHEIEKCIHVALLCVQENADHRPDMERVVTMLNTKDVSLPKPMQPAYFHVNPCEEEVSSCGAIMAMSITLER, from the exons ATGGTGCCAG GCAACACAGCTGATACCTTGGTTGGAATTGGAGGATTCCTAATGGTAATATTCATTTCATGCTTGTTTTATCATGTATGGATCAAAACACAGCAACAGAGAG AGCATTCAATATTAAAATTACGACAAATGTCTTTGGCAATACAAAGTGTGATAAGTTTATGGAAGATGGAAGGCAGCAACTTGGGATTTTCACAGTATGATTACTCGCATATAAAGGAAGCTACAAATAACTTTTCAGTTGGTAACAAATTGGGGCAAGGTGGCTTTGGTCATGTATACAAG GGCCGATTGAGCAGTGGAATTAAAATAGCAGTCAAGAGACTAGAAACATGTTCTTTACAAGGTTTATTGGAATTCCAAAATGAAATTCAGCTTATATCAAAGCTTCAACACAAAAATCTCGTTAAGCTGCTGGGTTACTGCACTAAAGGAGAACAAGAAAAGATGCTTGTATACGAATACATGGAAAATAAAAGTCTAGACTGCTTCATATTTG ATAATGTGAAGGGAGCACAACTAAACTGGTCAAAACGTATGCACATAATTGATGGAGTAGCTCAAGGGCTTCTTTACCTTCACAACTATTCACGGTTATGCGTTGTGCATAGGGATTTGAAAGCAAATAACATTCTCTTGGATGGTGAAATGAATCCAAAAATATCTGATTTTGGGATGGCCAGAATATTCTGCTCAAATGTGAAAGAATCAAATACCACCAGAATAGTGGGCACACA TGGGTACATACCTCCTGAATATGCTTTTCATGGGGTTTGCTCCATCAAAACGGATGTTTTTAGCTTCGGCGTATTGACACTGGAAATCATAAGCTCAAAGAGGACAGCCCAATTCTATGACTACAATGGAAAGCTGTACAATCTCATCTCATAT GCTTGGCTACTTTGGAGAGATGAAAAATTGGGTGAGCTGATTTATTCTCCTTCATGCAATGGATATCATGAGATAGAAAAGTGCATTCATGTGGCACTTTTATGTGTCCAAGAAAATGCAGATCATCGACCTGATATGGAGCGAGTTGTCACAATGCTAAACACTAAAGATGTGAGCTTACCCAAGCCTATGCAACCAGCTTACTTCCATGTAAATCCATGTGAAGAAGAAGTTTCATCATGCGGTGCGATTATGGCTATGAGTATCACGCTAGAAAGGTAG
- the LOC112880199 gene encoding putative cysteine-rich receptor-like protein kinase 30 isoform X1 has protein sequence MVPGNTADTLVGIGGFLMVIFISCLFYHVWIKTQQQREHSILKLRQMSLAIQSVISLWKMEGSNLGFSQYDYSHIKEATNNFSVGNKLGQGGFGHVYKGRLSSGIKIAVKRLETCSLQGLLEFQNEIQLISKLQHKNLVKLLGYCTKGEQEKMLVYEYMENKSLDCFIFGKTHRFYMCNAVYSMSTALINYTPFADNVKGAQLNWSKRMHIIDGVAQGLLYLHNYSRLCVVHRDLKANNILLDGEMNPKISDFGMARIFCSNVKESNTTRIVGTHGYIPPEYAFHGVCSIKTDVFSFGVLTLEIISSKRTAQFYDYNGKLYNLISYAWLLWRDEKLGELIYSPSCNGYHEIEKCIHVALLCVQENADHRPDMERVVTMLNTKDVSLPKPMQPAYFHVNPCEEEVSSCGAIMAMSITLER, from the exons ATGGTGCCAG GCAACACAGCTGATACCTTGGTTGGAATTGGAGGATTCCTAATGGTAATATTCATTTCATGCTTGTTTTATCATGTATGGATCAAAACACAGCAACAGAGAG AGCATTCAATATTAAAATTACGACAAATGTCTTTGGCAATACAAAGTGTGATAAGTTTATGGAAGATGGAAGGCAGCAACTTGGGATTTTCACAGTATGATTACTCGCATATAAAGGAAGCTACAAATAACTTTTCAGTTGGTAACAAATTGGGGCAAGGTGGCTTTGGTCATGTATACAAG GGCCGATTGAGCAGTGGAATTAAAATAGCAGTCAAGAGACTAGAAACATGTTCTTTACAAGGTTTATTGGAATTCCAAAATGAAATTCAGCTTATATCAAAGCTTCAACACAAAAATCTCGTTAAGCTGCTGGGTTACTGCACTAAAGGAGAACAAGAAAAGATGCTTGTATACGAATACATGGAAAATAAAAGTCTAGACTGCTTCATATTTGGCAAGACTCATCGCTTCTACATGTGTAATGCTGTTTATAGCATGTCAACAGCTTTAATTAATTATACACCTTTTGCAGATAATGTGAAGGGAGCACAACTAAACTGGTCAAAACGTATGCACATAATTGATGGAGTAGCTCAAGGGCTTCTTTACCTTCACAACTATTCACGGTTATGCGTTGTGCATAGGGATTTGAAAGCAAATAACATTCTCTTGGATGGTGAAATGAATCCAAAAATATCTGATTTTGGGATGGCCAGAATATTCTGCTCAAATGTGAAAGAATCAAATACCACCAGAATAGTGGGCACACA TGGGTACATACCTCCTGAATATGCTTTTCATGGGGTTTGCTCCATCAAAACGGATGTTTTTAGCTTCGGCGTATTGACACTGGAAATCATAAGCTCAAAGAGGACAGCCCAATTCTATGACTACAATGGAAAGCTGTACAATCTCATCTCATAT GCTTGGCTACTTTGGAGAGATGAAAAATTGGGTGAGCTGATTTATTCTCCTTCATGCAATGGATATCATGAGATAGAAAAGTGCATTCATGTGGCACTTTTATGTGTCCAAGAAAATGCAGATCATCGACCTGATATGGAGCGAGTTGTCACAATGCTAAACACTAAAGATGTGAGCTTACCCAAGCCTATGCAACCAGCTTACTTCCATGTAAATCCATGTGAAGAAGAAGTTTCATCATGCGGTGCGATTATGGCTATGAGTATCACGCTAGAAAGGTAG
- the LOC112880194 gene encoding cysteine-rich receptor-like protein kinase 6, whose product MNKGPNLLALAILLVSTAPAPSGGDRSFCSDATYKRNSTYMSNLRTLADALIGDAARLHSATGAAGEGPDRVYGAALCRADSAGADCARRIREALGAIDGGSTSGDASCALRRDVAVYSELYQLRFSDRDFLADFSNAPEWADVTNTDAVPHAVAARFDERVTELLTALADAAARRPDRWAVGEAPWPSLSSGETDRAVYGLAQCTRDMPPDRCRACLGGVEERRRMIGGGKMGGAVFGARCNLRYEMDLQFFNVNDNSKMLSLRQKKDRAFFIIAAVYSSAVLSTRLFFWLLSVWRKAKRRKMNSMKEPKNIDEVLRLWRLEDTSSEFSLYDFSQIADATDNFSTKNKLGEGGFGPVYKGVFPDGQDLAIKRLSARSRQGLLEFKNEIQVVAKLQHRNLVRLFGCCIHEEEKMLVYEYLPNKSLDHFIFDPIRRASLKWKRRIKIVEGIAQGLLYLHNHSRLRIIHRDLKASNILLDSQLNPKISDFGMARIFPSDATQLTASRLVGTFGYMAPEYASDGLLSIKSDVFSFGVLLLEIISGKRSSGFQFNGEFYNLLEYAWQMWKGRRWNEFIDQSLGDEYEPEELMKYLAVALMCVQEKTIDRPTMADVVAILSSDGITLPEPKQPAYSYAKLDVSVNINILSSRNDVSITTTNGR is encoded by the exons ATGAACAAAGGACCAAATCTACTGGCGCTCGCGATCCTCCTCGTCTCCaccgcgccggcgccgtccgGCGGTGACCGGTCCTTCTGCAGCGATGCCACGTACAAGCGAAACAGCACCTACATGTCCAACCTGAGGACGCTCGCCGATGCGCTGATCGGCGATGCCGCCAGGCTGCACTCGGCCACCGGCGCTGCCGGGGAGGGCCCCGACAGGGTCTACGGCGCCGCGCTCTGCCGGGCGGACTCCGCGGGCGCCGACTGCGCCAGGCGCATCCGGGAGGCCCTCGGCGCCATCGACGGCGGCAGCACCAGCGGCGACGCCTCCTGCGCGCTGCGCAGGGACGTGGCCGTCTACTCCGAGCTGTACCAGCTCCGCTTCTCCGACAGGGACTTCCTTGCCGACTTCAGCAACGCGCCGGAATGGGCCGACGTCACGAACACGGACGCCGTGCCGCACGCCGTGGCCGCGCGGTTCGATGAGCGGGTCACGGAGCTGTTGACCGCGCTCGCCGACGCCGCGGCCAGGCGGCCGGACAGGTGGGCGGTGGGCGAAGCGCCGTGGCCGTCGTTGTCGTCGGGGGAGACGGACCGGGCGGTGTACGGGCTGGCGCAGTGCACGCGGGACATGCCGCCTGACCGCTGCCGGGCCTGCCTTGGTGGCGTCGAAGAAAGGCGGAGGATGATCGGCGGCGGCAAGATGGGTGGGGCGGTCTTCGGGGCGCGGTGCAACTTGCGGTACGAGATGGACCTGCAGTTCTTCAACGTCAACGACAACAGCAAGATGCTGTCCCTAC GACAAAAGAAAGACCGTGCATTCTTCATCATTGCAGCAGTTTACTCTTCCGCAGTCCTCTCTACACGGTTGTTTTTCTGGCTCCTAAGTGTCTGGAGGAAAGCAAAAAGAA GAAAAATGAACTCGATGAAGGAGCCCAAGAACATTGATGAAGTACTTAGGCTATGGAGGCTCGAAGACACTAGTTCAGAGTTCTCATTGTATGATTTCTCTCAGATTGCTGATGCTACAGACAACTTCTCAACCAAAAATAAACTAGGAGAGGGTGGATTTGGCCCAGTTTACAAG GGAGTATTTCCTGATGGACAAGATCTAGCAATTAAAAGGCTATCTGCTCGATCACGACAAGGTCTATTAGAGTTCAAGAATGAGATCCAGGTTGTAGCAAAACTTCAGCACAGAAACCTTGTTAGGCTGTTTGGCTGTTGCATCCATGAAGAAGAGAAGATGCTGGTCTACGAATACCTGCCCAACAAAAGCTTGGATCACTTCATTTTCG ATCCGATCAGGCGAGCGTCACTCAAATGGAAGAGACGAATTAAAATAGTTGAAGGTATAGCTCAAGGGCTTCTGTACCTTCACAATCACTCACGACTACGCATAATCCATAGGGACTTGAAAGCAAGCAATATTCTGTTAGATTCTCAACTAAACCCTAAGATTTCTGATTTTGGAATGGCAAGGATATTTCCATCAGATGCCACTCAACTAACAGCAAGCAGACTTGTGGGCACATT TGGATACATGGCTCCTGAATATGCATCTGATGGCCTTCTCTCAATCAAGTCAGATGTTTTCAGTTTCGGGGTCCTGCTTCTTGAGATTATAAGCGGAAAGAGGAGCTCAGGTTTTCAGTTCAATGGAGAATTCTACAACCTCCTTGAATAT gcCTGGCAAATGTGGAAAGGTAGGAGATGGAATGAGTTCATCGATCAATCACTTGGTGATGAATACGAACCGGAAGAGCTGATGAAATACCTTGCCGTGGCATTGATGTGTGTTCAAGAAAAAACAATAGATCGTCCCACAATGGCTGATGTTGTTGCAATTCTTAGCAGCGATGGCATCACTTTGCCAGAACCAAAGCAACCAGCTTACTCCTATGCGAAATTAGATGTGTCAGTGAATATCAATATATTGAGTAGCAGAAATGATGTGAGCATCACTACTACAAATGGCAGATAG
- the LOC112880199 gene encoding putative cysteine-rich receptor-like protein kinase 30 isoform X3: protein MVPGNTADTLVGIGGFLMVIFISCLFYHVWIKTQQQREHSILKLRQMSLAIQSVISLWKMEGSNLGFSQYDYSHIKEATNNFSVGNKLGQGGFGHVYKGRLSSGIKIAVKRLETCSLQGLLEFQNEIQLISKLQHKNLVKLLGYCTKGEQEKMLVYEYMENKSLDCFIFGKTHRFYMCNAVYSMSTALINYTPFADNVKGAQLNWSKRMHIIDGVAQGLLYLHNYSRLCVVHRDLKANNILLDGEMNPKISDFGMARIFCSNVKESNTTRIVGTHGYIPPEYAFHGVCSIKTDVFSFGVLTLEIISSKRTAQFYDYNGKLYNLISYVSVTLTPSRTFIYAYPFASKCRPQCYLFHKTCYFGRLGYFGEMKNWIIDLIWSELSQC, encoded by the exons ATGGTGCCAG GCAACACAGCTGATACCTTGGTTGGAATTGGAGGATTCCTAATGGTAATATTCATTTCATGCTTGTTTTATCATGTATGGATCAAAACACAGCAACAGAGAG AGCATTCAATATTAAAATTACGACAAATGTCTTTGGCAATACAAAGTGTGATAAGTTTATGGAAGATGGAAGGCAGCAACTTGGGATTTTCACAGTATGATTACTCGCATATAAAGGAAGCTACAAATAACTTTTCAGTTGGTAACAAATTGGGGCAAGGTGGCTTTGGTCATGTATACAAG GGCCGATTGAGCAGTGGAATTAAAATAGCAGTCAAGAGACTAGAAACATGTTCTTTACAAGGTTTATTGGAATTCCAAAATGAAATTCAGCTTATATCAAAGCTTCAACACAAAAATCTCGTTAAGCTGCTGGGTTACTGCACTAAAGGAGAACAAGAAAAGATGCTTGTATACGAATACATGGAAAATAAAAGTCTAGACTGCTTCATATTTGGCAAGACTCATCGCTTCTACATGTGTAATGCTGTTTATAGCATGTCAACAGCTTTAATTAATTATACACCTTTTGCAGATAATGTGAAGGGAGCACAACTAAACTGGTCAAAACGTATGCACATAATTGATGGAGTAGCTCAAGGGCTTCTTTACCTTCACAACTATTCACGGTTATGCGTTGTGCATAGGGATTTGAAAGCAAATAACATTCTCTTGGATGGTGAAATGAATCCAAAAATATCTGATTTTGGGATGGCCAGAATATTCTGCTCAAATGTGAAAGAATCAAATACCACCAGAATAGTGGGCACACA TGGGTACATACCTCCTGAATATGCTTTTCATGGGGTTTGCTCCATCAAAACGGATGTTTTTAGCTTCGGCGTATTGACACTGGAAATCATAAGCTCAAAGAGGACAGCCCAATTCTATGACTACAATGGAAAGCTGTACAATCTCATCTCATATGTGAGTGTAACCTTAACACCATCCAGAACTTTTATCTATGCATACCCATTTGCTTCTAAATGCAGACCCCAATGTTACTTGTTTCACAAAACATGCTACTTTGGCAGGCTTGGCTACTTTGGAGAGATGAAAAATTGG ATCATCGACCTGATATGGAGCGAGTTGTCACAATGCTAA